Proteins from a genomic interval of Phyllopteryx taeniolatus isolate TA_2022b chromosome 3, UOR_Ptae_1.2, whole genome shotgun sequence:
- the LOC133475804 gene encoding zinc finger and SCAN domain-containing protein 2-like: MLKELVRERLIAAADEIFGLFERTIASYEEQLRRGREETERHRRQLEAVCKTQIVIRVEDVQQLIGRQKELPLQLQWGSSNLKQDEIQDPHVKEEKEGPQPPHVKEEEAVADIGMLPLTGVSAENENYEDKQSESSQLHHLSPSGDHCGGPPLDDLLSHINNIGEPLRSDGDSEGDDKQLKCSKKETTIGSKQRCNVQVTCSVCGKRFGRKNTVRHMRTHTGEKPFCCSTCGKRFTLKSHLVTHMRTHTGEKPFHCSLCGKTFSQKDYLAVHMRTHTGEKRFSCSVCGKRFIAKRSMVAHMKAHIGESPFSCSICGKGFTLKSVMVRHMRTHTAEKPFCCSTCGQTFTRRSTMVTHMRTHMRTKL, from the exons ATGTTGAAGGAGTTGGTAAGGGAGCGACTCATTGCGGCCGCCGACGAAATCTTCGGACTGTTTGAAAGAACGATAGCATCGTACGAGGAGCAACTTCGTCGAGGGAGAGAGGAGACCGAGCGACACCGACGACAACTGGAAGCCGTTTGCAAAACTCAAATTGTGATACGCGTCGAAG ACGTCCAGCAGCTGATTGGTCGTCAGAAAGAACTCCCCCTTCAGCTGCAGTGGGGGAGCTCCAATTTGAAGCAGGATGAGATACAGGACCCCCATGttaaagaggaaaaggagggTCCACAGCCTCCCCACGTTAAAGAGGAAGAAGCGGTGGCTGATATCGGCATGTTGCCACTGACTGGTGTTTCTGCGGAGAATGAAAACTACGAAGACAAACAATCCGAGTCGTCACAGCTTCATCATCTCAGCCCAagtggagaccactgtggaggaccGCCACTAGACGACCTTTTATCGCACATAAACAACATAGGAGAACCTTTGAGGAGCGATGGAGACAGCGAAGGTGACGACAAGCAgttgaaatgctctaaaaaggaGACAACTATCGGCAGCAAGCAGAGGTGTAATGTTCAGGTtacttgctcagtttgtggtaaacgGTTTGGTAGAAAAAATACGGTtagacacatgagaacacacacaggagaaaaacccttttgtTGCTCAACTTGCGGTAAAAGATTCACTTTAAAGTCACACTTGGTAACccacatgagaacgcacacaGGGGAGAAACCCTTTCATTGCTCATTAtgtggtaaaacattctctCAAAAGGATTATCTGGCAgtacacatgagaacacacacaggagaaaaacgtTTTAGTTGCTCAGTATGTGGGAAAAGATTCATTGCAAAGCGAAGCATGGTAGCACACATGAAAGCACACATCGGCGAAAGTCCCTTTAGttgctcaatttgtggtaaaGGGTTTACCCTTAAGTCCGTTATGGTTAggcacatgagaacacacacagcagAAAAACCCTTTTGTTGCTCAACTTGTGGGCAAACATTCACCCGAAGGTCAACCATGGTaacacacatgagaacacacatgAGAACAAAACTGTAG
- the LOC133475758 gene encoding zinc finger protein OZF-like, translating into MNMSRKELCRAKEENDRQRPQWDTVSSTQIVQDVQQLIGHREESTPPHVKEEAQDHLPCRIKQEDDESNVTNLPLTVVVVKSEDELSQLHCSISPQHMTTEELPPQPQCCASILVQEEQQKDPQPSHMKEEEEEAEVSKLPMNGVSIKIEADENGPLQWSQLRHTPNGDHSGGAPPDNLLAPLSDTDDIEDPLRSDIECESDDKQSKCSETESTLANKKTSQMRTKTVTCSVCGKTFATKQTLITHMRTHTGGKPYSCSQCGKEFSQRGSMLEHVRIHTGEKPFRCSVCSKTFSQKGSMQAHMRMHTGEKPFSCSHCGKTFSQKPYMVLHMRIHTGEKPFSCSVCGKTFSQKGSMHSHFRKHTGEKPYSCSTCGRTFSHRAAMATHMRRHTGEKPYNCSTCGKIFSQKPHLISHMRTHTGEKPYSCSTCGKLFSQKPHLATHMRTHTGEKLFRCSVCSKSFSHKGSMQSHMSKHTGEKLHSCSTCGKTFSQMEHVVTHMSTHTGIPFSCPVCGESYAHRGSLAEHMRKHNTESE; encoded by the exons ATGAACATGTCAAGAAAGGAACTTTGTCGAGCAAAAGAGGAGAACGATCGACAACGGCCACAATGGGACACAGTTTCCTCCACTCAAATTGTCCAAG ACGTCCAGCAGCTGATTGGGCACCGAGAAGAATCTACGCCCCCTCATGTTAAAGAGGAAGCACAGGATCATCTGCCATGCCGCATTAAGCAGGAAGACGATGAGAGCAATGTCACCAACTTGCCTCTGACTGTCGTCGTCGTGAAGAGCGAAGATGAGTTGTCGCAGCTTCATTGCAGCATCTCACCGCagcacatgacaacagaagagCTTCCCCCTCAGCCGCAGTGTTGCGCCTCCATTTTGGTGCAGGAGGAGCAGCAGAAGGATCCACAGCCGTCCCACatgaaggaggaagaggaggaggctgagGTCAGCAAGTTGCCAATGAATGGTGTCTCTATCAAGATTGAAGCTGACGAAAACGGACCACTCCAGTGGTCACAGCTTCGTCACACTCCAAATGGAGACCACAGTGGGGGAGCACCACCAGACaacctcttagctccactgtcaGACACTGATGACATAGAAGACCCTTTGAGAAGTGACATAGAATGTGAAAGTGACGATaaacagtcaaaatgctctgaaACTGAGTCAACTCTTGCCAACAAGAAAACTTCACAAATGCGTACAAAAACTGTCACCTGCTCTGTTTGCGGTAAAACCTTTGCTACAAAACAGACTTTGATaacacacatgagaacacacacaggaggaaAACCCTATAGTTGCTCACAGTGTGGTAAAGAATTTTCACAAAGGGGATCAATGCTAGAACACGTGAGAATCCACACAGGAGAAAAGCCGTTTAGGTgctcagtttgcagtaaaacattcTCTCAAAAAGGAAGTATGCAAGCGCACATGAGGATGcatacaggagaaaaaccctttagttgctcaCATTGTGGTAAGACATTCTCTCAAAAGCCATATATGGTATTacacatgagaatacacacgggagaaaaaccctttagttgctcagtttgtggtaaaacattttctcaaaaagGAAGTATGCACTCACactttagaaaacacacaggagaaaaaccttatAGTTGCTCAACTTGTGGCCGAACTTTCTCTCATAGGGCTGCTATGGCAACACACATGAGAagacacacgggagaaaaaccctaTAATTGCTCAACTTGTGGTAAAATCTTTTCTCAAAAGCCACATTTGATCTcacacatgagaacgcacacaggagaaaaaccctatAGTTGCTCAACTTGTGGTAAACTCTTCTCTCAAAAGCCACATCTGGCaacacacatgagaacacacacaggagaaaaactcTTTCGTTGCTCAGTTTGCAGTAAATCATTCTCTCATAAAGGAAGTATGCAATCACACATGAGtaaacacacaggagaaaaactcCATAGTTGCTCaacttgtggtaaaacattctctCAAATGGAACATGTGGTGACGCACAtgagcacacacacaggaaTACCCTTTAGTTGCCCAGTGTGTGGTGAAAGCTATGCTCATAGGGGCAGTTTGGCTGAACACATGCGGAAACACAACACGGAGAGCGAATGA
- the LOC133475778 gene encoding oocyte zinc finger protein XlCOF6.1-like translates to MPDGDDMEEPLRSNAECEDGQQLIGREEEFPPRLQWGNSNLDQKDPQFIRVKAEVEAPQPSHIKVEEEEAVVSKLPLTGVSVKSEDEQPEWSQMHHQSPSGDQCGRPLSENVLAPLSDSDDMEGPLRSNADCEADDKHTKCSEKQRTFGHKETSQMRKKCVTCSVCGKSFTKKSTLNRHMRTHTGEKPFSCSVCGTAFSRKQSMVTHMRTHTGETPFCCSVCGKSCVTKQTLTTHMRTHTGEKPYSCSFCGKEFARSGPMLRHMRIHTGEKPFSCSVCSKTFSQKGSMQAHMRTHTGEKPFCCSTCGKTFSQKENMVTHMRTHTGEKPFSCSVCGKTFSQKGSMESHMRGHTGVKPFTCLTCSKVFSKKPHLVSHMRTHTGEKPFSCSLCGERYAHRASLTEHKRKHNTERE, encoded by the exons ATGCCAGACGGTGACGACATGGAAGAACCTTTGAGGAGCAACGCAGAATGTGAAG ACGGCCAGCAGCTGATTGGTCGTGAGGAAGAATTTCCCCCTCGGCTGCAGTGGGGGAACTCCAATTTGGACCAGAAGGATCCACAGTTCATCCGTGTTAAAGCAGAAGTGGAGGCTCCACAGCCGTCTCACATTAaggtggaagaggaggaggctgtCGTCAGCAAGTTGCCACTGACCGGTGTCTCTGTGAAAAGCGAAGACGAACAACCGGAGTGGTCACAAATGCATCATCAAAGTCCAAGTGGAGACCAATGTGGACGACCACTATCAGAAAACGTTTTAGCTCCGTTATCAGACAGTGATGACATGGAAGGACCTTTGAGGAGCAATGCAGACTGTGAAGCTGACGACAAACATACGAAATGCtctgaaaaacaaagaacttTTGGCCACAAGGAAACTTCACAAATGCGTAAGAAATGTgttacctgctcagtttgtggtaaaagtttTACgaaaaaatcaacattgaatagacacatgagaacacacacaggagaaaaacccttcagTTGCTCGGTTTGTGGTACAGCATTCTCTAGAAAACAAAGTATGGTAACACatatgagaacacacactggagaaaccCCCTTttgttgctcagtttgtggtaaaagttgTGTTACAAAACAAACTTTGACAACgcacatgagaacgcacacaggagaaaaaccttatAGTTGCTCCTTTTGTGGTAAAGAATTTGCTCGAAGTGGACCAATGCTAAgacacatgagaatacacacaggagaaaagccctttagttgctcagtttgcagtaaaacattcTCTCAAAAGGGAAGTATGCAAGcgcacatgagaacacacacaggagaaaaacccttttgtTGCTCAACTTGTGGCAAAACATTCTCTCAAAAGGAAAACATGGTaacacacatgagaacacacacaggagaaaaaccgtttagttgctcagtttgcggtaaaaCATTCTCTCAAAAAGGAAGTATGGAATCACACATGAGAGGACACACAGGTGTAAAACCCTTTACTTGCTTAACTTGTAGTAAAGTTTTTTCTAAAAAGCCACATCTGGTatcacacatgagaacacacacgggagaaaaaccctttagttgctcGTTGTGTGGCGAACGCTATGCTCACAGGGCCAGTTTGACTGAACACAAGCGGAAACACAACACAGAGAGAGAATAA
- the LOC133475812 gene encoding gastrula zinc finger protein XlCGF7.1-like: MEEPLRSDADCEDVQHLIGHQEELPPQPRWGTSSVEQDDPQAPHVKEEEEALQPPQIKEEEEETDVSNLPLACVSVKNEDEDKKPEWSKFHIQSPNGDHCGGPPSDNLLGPLSDSGDTEEHSVDDHKPTNCSEMQSTLHKETSQRRKKRVTCSVCGKTFATKQTLVTHMRTHTGEKPFSCSFCGKEFSQKGPMIRHMRVHTGEKPFSCSVCRKTFSQKGSIELHMRTHTGEKPFSCSACGKTFSQKENMITHMRKHTGEKPFRCSDCGKSFSRKEHVATHMRTHTGGIPFTCSVCGESYGHRASLTEHMQKHNTES; encoded by the exons ATGGAAGAACCTTTGAGGAGTGATGCAGACTGTGAAG ACGTTCAGCACCTGATTGGTCATCAGGAAGAACTTCCCCCTCAACCACGGTGGGGGACCTCCAGTGTGGAGCAAGATGATCCACAGGCCCCACatgttaaagaggaagaggaggctcTACAGCCGCCCCAGattaaggaggaagaggaggagactgACGTCAGCAATTTGCCACTGGCTTGTGTCTCTGTGAAAAACGAAGACGAAGACAAGAAACCGGAGTGGTCGAAATTTCATATTCAAAGTCCAAATGGTGACCACTGTGGGGGCCCACCGTCAGACAACCTCTTAGGTCCACTGTCAGACAGTGGGGACACAGAAGAACACAGTGTAGATGATCACAAACCAACCAACTGCTCTGAAATGCAATCAACTCTCCACAAAGAAACTTCACAAAGGCGTAAAAAACGTgttacctgctcagtttgtggtaaaacttTTGCCACTAAGCAAACTTTGGTaacacacatgagaacacacacaggagaaaaaccctttagttgctcaTTTTGCGGTAAAGAATTTTCTCAAAAGGGACCAATGATACGACACATGAGAGTACACACAGGGGAAAAACCTTTCAGCTGCTCAGTTTGCAGGAAAACATTCTCTCAAAAAGGAAGTATAGAattacacatgagaacacacacaggagaaaaaccctttagttgctcTGCTTGTGGCAAAACATTCtctcaaaaagaaaatatgataaCACACATGAGAAAACACACCGGGGAAAAACCCTTTCGCTGCTCAGATTGCGGTAAATCGTTCTCTCGAAAGGAACATGTGGCaacacacatgagaacacacacaggaggaaTACCCTTTACTTGTTCAGTGTGTGGAGAAAGCTATGGTCATAGGGCCAGTTTGACTGAGCACATGCAGAAACACAACACAGAGAgctaa
- the LOC133475780 gene encoding zinc finger protein OZF-like isoform X1 produces MLKELVRERLIAAADEIFGLFEKTITSYEEQLCRAREESERHRRQLEAVCKTQIVIRVEDLEQLIGHQGELPPQPPGGSPNLEQEDSQLPNVKEEADDQQLPPVKQDEEEADISKFLLTGVSVESKEDENEPAELSQLPHHSPSGDHCGGATPDNLFGPLSDSDKKGAPLRSDGDCESDNKQSKCSEKKRSHFKKPQTHTRAHRRETLFRSSCSKAFCHKRSLVSHMRKHTGEKPFCCSTCGKSFTRKQGMVTHMRVHSGEKPFSCLTCGKTFSYKENLVTHVRTHTGEKPFNCSTCGRTFPQKTGLVYHMRTHTGEKPFSCSTCGKTFSQKQNMVSHMRTHTGEKPFSCSTCGKTFSQKQNLVPHMRTHKGEKLFSCSTCGKSFTQKHNMVTHMRTHIGDNPNGGGINVLQ; encoded by the exons ATGTTGAAAGAGTTAGTAAGGGAGCGACTCATTGCTGCCGCTGACGAAATCTTCGGGCTGTTTGAGAAAACGATAACGTCGTACGAGGAGCAACTTTGTCGAGCGAGGGAGGAGAGCGAGAGACACCGACGACAACTGGAAGCTGTTTGCAAGACACAAATTGTGATACGCGTCGAAG ACCTCGAACAGCTTATTGGTCACCAGGGAGAACTTCCACCTCAGCCACCAGGAGGAAGCCCCAATTTGGAGCAAGAGGATTCACAGCTCCCTAATGTTAAAGAGGAAGCGGATGATCAACAGCTCCCCCCTGTTAagcaggatgaggaggaggctgACATCAGTAAGTTTCTGTTGACTGGTGTCTCTGTGGAGAGTAAAGAGGATGAAAACGAACCAGCCGAGTTATCACAACTTCCCCATCACAGTCCAAGTGGTGATCACTGTGGAGGAGCAACACCAGACAACCTCTTTGGTCCTCTGTCAGACAGTGACAAAAAGGGAGCACCTTTGAGAAGTGACGGAGACTGTGAAAGTGACAATaaacagtcaaaatgctctgaaAAGAAGAGAAGTCACTTCAAGAAACCTCAAACACACACGAGAGCACACAGACGAGAAACCCTTTTCAGGAGCTCATGTAGCAAAGCATTCTGTCATAAGCGAAGTCTGGTATCACACATGAGAaaacacacgggagaaaaacccttttgtTGCTCAACTTGTGGTAAAAGTTTTACCCGAAAGCAAGGCATGGTTACACACATGAGAGTGCATtctggagaaaaaccctttagttgcttaacttgtggtaaaacattctctTACAAGGAAAACTTGGTAACACAcgtaagaacacacactggagaaaaacccttcAATTGCTCAACTTGTGGGAGAACATTCCCTCAAAAGACAGGTCTGGTATatcacatgagaacacacacgggagaaaaaccctttagttgctcaACTTGCGGTAAAACATTCtctcaaaagcaaaacatggTATCACACATGAGAACTCACACGGGTGAAAAACCCTTCAGTTGCTCaacttgtggtaaaacattctcgcaaaagcaaaacttggtaccacacatgagaacacacaagGGCGAAAAACTCTTTAGTTGCTCAACTTGTGGTAAAAGTTTTACTCAGAAACATAACATGGTaacacacatgagaacacacataGGAGACAATCCAAATGGAGGGGGTATAAATGTTTTACAGTAG
- the LOC133475780 gene encoding gastrula zinc finger protein XlCGF8.2DB-like isoform X2: MHDLEQLIGHQGELPPQPPGGSPNLEQEDSQLPNVKEEADDQQLPPVKQDEEEADISKFLLTGVSVESKEDENEPAELSQLPHHSPSGDHCGGATPDNLFGPLSDSDKKGAPLRSDGDCESDNKQSKCSEKKRSHFKKPQTHTRAHRRETLFRSSCSKAFCHKRSLVSHMRKHTGEKPFCCSTCGKSFTRKQGMVTHMRVHSGEKPFSCLTCGKTFSYKENLVTHVRTHTGEKPFNCSTCGRTFPQKTGLVYHMRTHTGEKPFSCSTCGKTFSQKQNMVSHMRTHTGEKPFSCSTCGKTFSQKQNLVPHMRTHKGEKLFSCSTCGKSFTQKHNMVTHMRTHIGDNPNGGGINVLQ; this comes from the exons atgcacg ACCTCGAACAGCTTATTGGTCACCAGGGAGAACTTCCACCTCAGCCACCAGGAGGAAGCCCCAATTTGGAGCAAGAGGATTCACAGCTCCCTAATGTTAAAGAGGAAGCGGATGATCAACAGCTCCCCCCTGTTAagcaggatgaggaggaggctgACATCAGTAAGTTTCTGTTGACTGGTGTCTCTGTGGAGAGTAAAGAGGATGAAAACGAACCAGCCGAGTTATCACAACTTCCCCATCACAGTCCAAGTGGTGATCACTGTGGAGGAGCAACACCAGACAACCTCTTTGGTCCTCTGTCAGACAGTGACAAAAAGGGAGCACCTTTGAGAAGTGACGGAGACTGTGAAAGTGACAATaaacagtcaaaatgctctgaaAAGAAGAGAAGTCACTTCAAGAAACCTCAAACACACACGAGAGCACACAGACGAGAAACCCTTTTCAGGAGCTCATGTAGCAAAGCATTCTGTCATAAGCGAAGTCTGGTATCACACATGAGAaaacacacgggagaaaaacccttttgtTGCTCAACTTGTGGTAAAAGTTTTACCCGAAAGCAAGGCATGGTTACACACATGAGAGTGCATtctggagaaaaaccctttagttgcttaacttgtggtaaaacattctctTACAAGGAAAACTTGGTAACACAcgtaagaacacacactggagaaaaacccttcAATTGCTCAACTTGTGGGAGAACATTCCCTCAAAAGACAGGTCTGGTATatcacatgagaacacacacgggagaaaaaccctttagttgctcaACTTGCGGTAAAACATTCtctcaaaagcaaaacatggTATCACACATGAGAACTCACACGGGTGAAAAACCCTTCAGTTGCTCaacttgtggtaaaacattctcgcaaaagcaaaacttggtaccacacatgagaacacacaagGGCGAAAAACTCTTTAGTTGCTCAACTTGTGGTAAAAGTTTTACTCAGAAACATAACATGGTaacacacatgagaacacacataGGAGACAATCCAAATGGAGGGGGTATAAATGTTTTACAGTAG